The following is a genomic window from Thiohalorhabdus denitrificans.
GGCACGCCCGCCAGGGCCCGCCGGTCGCCGCTGTCCGGGTCCAGGCGCAGCAGGGTGCCGGAGCGCTCGGTCACCAGGAGGTCGCCGTCGGGCAGGAAGGCCAGGGCCCAGGGGTGATCGAGCCCCCTGGTTACGGTCTCCACCTCGATGCCGGCCTCGGCGTCGGAGACCGCCTCCGCCTCTCCCTGGGCGTGGGCGACGGGCGTGAGCAGGGCGGCGGCCAGCAGGGCGAGGATCCCGGCCCGCGGCTGCTTGGGGCTGTTCATCGCGGCGCTCCCGGACGTGACAAAGGACAGGCCTTCACTGTACTGCTTCCCGGCCCGGCTCCGGAACCGGGAGCCGCTTGGGCCCGGCGTTCCCGTGCGGTTAGACTGACCCTCCCGCCCCGCCCGACCCTGCTCCCCGGCCGGGTCCGGAAGCCGGAGCGACAAGCACAGGAGTCCCCCGCGTGACCGCCTTCTCCATTCTCGATCTCGCCCCCATCCGGCAGGGCGGCGACGCCGCCGCGGCCTTCGGGCACACCCGCGAGCTGGCCCGCCACGCCGAGGCCTGGGGCTACCGGCGCTTCTGGCTGGCGGAGCACCACAACATGACCGGCATCGGCAGCTCCGCCACCGCCGTGCTCATCGGGCACGTGGCCGAGGCCACGGAGACCATCCGCGTGGGCTCGGGGGGGGTCATGCTGCCCAACCACGCGCCGCTGGTGGTGGCCGAGCAGTTCGGCACCCTGGAGGCCCTCCATCCGGGCCGCATCGACCTGGGGGTGGGCCGGGCCCCCGGCACCGACGGGCGCACCGTGCGCGCCCTGCGCCGTCAGGACCCGGACGCCGCCGAGCGCTTCCCCCAGGACCTGGAGGAGCTTCGGTCCTACTTCCGCCCGGCGGAGCGGGGACAGGCCGTGCAGGCGGTGCCCGGCGCGGGCCTGGATATCCCCGTCTGGATCCTGGGCTCCAGCCCCAGCAGCGCCGATCTGGCCGCCCGGCTGGGGCTGCCCTACGCCTTCGCCTCCCACTTCGCCCCGTACCAGCTCATGGAGGCCCTGGACCTCTACCGCAGCCGGTTCGAGCCCTCGGAGCACCTGGGGCGGCCCTATGTCATGCTCGGCATGAACGTGGCCGCCGCCGACACGGACGCCGAGGCGCGGCGACAGTTCACCTCCCTCCAGCAGCAGTTCCTGTCCATGGTGCGGGGCCGCACGCCCCGGCCCCTGCCGCCGCCGGTGGCGGATCTGGAGGAGGTGGCCACCCCGGGGGAGCGCGAGCGCATCGCGCCCATGCTGTGGGCCTCGGCCGTGGGTGCCCCGGAGACGGTGGAGCGCGAGGTTCGCGGGTTCCTGGAGCGCACCGGCGCCGACGAGATCATGGCGACCACCCAGATGTACGAGCAGGCGGCCACCCTGCGCTCCTTCGAGCTGCTGGCCGGGGTGCGGGAGCGCCTCGCCGGCGGGGTGTAGGCGGCCCGCCCGGACTCAGTCGAGGCGGATGCGGGCGTAGCCGCGCTGGGCGTAGGCCGCAGCGGTGAGGAAGGTGTTGCCCACCTCCACCACCGGCTCCACCAGGTCCTCCTGGGAAAGCTCCACCCGTCGGGTGGCCAGGGAGCAGGCCTCGATCCGCGTCACGCCCTCGAGCCGGGCCAGCTCCACCAGCTTCCGCTGGACCTGCCGGACCGCCGGCTCCTCGGCCAGCTCCACGCGGTCCAGGTCCTCCGCCAGCAGGCGCACCGCCCCGCTGCGGAAGGCCAGCAGCATGCGCGGCTCCACGCCCTGGCGCTCCAGGTCCCGGTAGGTCTGCTCCACCACCTTCAGCCGGGACAGCAGCCGTCCGGGATCGTCCAGGGTCACGTCCCACAGGATGCGGCCCTCCTCGATCCCTTGCAGGGAGCGGGCGTCGTCGGGGCGCTCCGCCGCAATGGCCGGAAAAGCGGCGGGGAGCAGCAGGAGCAGCGCAAAAAGCAAATTCCGCATGGGGATCCTCCCTTGCCGGGGGCGATTGGCCCCTTCAGTCCTGCACCATGTTGCGCAGGACGTGGCGGTATTCCCGGATGCGCCGCACATAGCGCACGGGCTCGGTGCCGCGGGCGTAGCCGTATTTCAGGTTCCGGTAGTACTTCCGGTCCGCCAGCAGGGGCAGCACCTCCTTCATGTCGCGCCAGTGGTGGGGGCTCTTGTCGAGCTGGCGCGCCAACCGCTGGGCGTCGTGGAGGTGGGCCCGGCCCACGTTGTAGGCGGCCAGGGCCAGCCAGGTCCGGTCCGGCTCGGTGACCTCCTCGCTGAACCGTGTCTTCATCCGGGCCAGGTACTTGGCGCCCCCGAAGATGCTCTGCCGGGGGTCGAGGCGGTCTTCCACGCCCAGGGCCTGCGCGGTCCGGCGGGTCAGCATCATGATGCCGCGGACGCCGGTGGGGCTGCGGGCGTCGGGCCGCCAGTGGGACTCCTGGTAGCCCTGGGCGGCGATGAGCGTGTAGGGCAGGTCGTGCTTCTCGGCGGCCTGGCGGAAATAGGAGCGGTACTGGGGGAACCGCTGGTCGATGCGCCGGATGAAGGCGCGGGTGTCCACGTAGTCGAAGACCTCGAAGAAGCCGTAGTACTTCTCGTGGACCTGGTCCAGCCGGCCCTCGGCGCGGAATTTCGCCAGCCAGCCCGCCACCGCCCCCTCCAGCTCCGCGCTGGAGGCGGGCAGGGCCCAGGCGATGGGCTGTTCGCGGGAGAGGTTGAAAGGTGCGATCAGCTCGGGGTAGTAGCGGCGGTTGATGTCGACGATGGTGGAATCGGCCACCGTGCAGTCGATTGCCCGCTTCCAGACCTCGTGGAGGAGGCGCTCGGTATTCAGCTCTTCCGACTCCCGCCAGCTCAGCTCGGGATAATCCTTCTCCCGGAGGCCGCGCAGGCGTGCCACGTAGCTGCTGTTTGCCACCACCGTGAGATCCAGGTCGGTGAGGTCGGCCACGTCCTGCGGGCGGGCGGTGTCCCGCCGGCAGACCACCTGCTGGGTGACGCGGTTGTAGGCGGGGCCGAAGCGGAACCGCTCCTTGCGGGCGTCGGTGGGCGTCAGGCCGGCGGCGGCCAGGTCGCCCTCGCCGTCCTCCAGGGCGGACAGGATGGCGCCCAGACCGGGCAGCACCTCGAACTCCGCCTCCACCCCGAGGTGATCGGCGAAGGCCCGCGCCATCTCGTACTCGGGGCCCCGGGGCTCCTCGTCCCGGCCGATGTACCAGGTGGTGGGGGCGTTCCGGGTGAGGACTATTAGCTTCCCGGACTCCTTGATCTCGTCCAGGGTGCGCGGCTCCTTCTGGTCCGGATTGGTGGGGCCGCTGTCGCAGCCGGAAAGCGGGGCGAGGGCCGCGAGCAGCAGGAGGAGGGAAGGTCGGAAGGGCATGGTCGGTCCTGGGGGTGTGGGGGGATCGGGAACCGGCTGGAAGGGTAGCCCAAAACGTCCTGTTTTCAAACGGTTTGTCGGCATTTGTTGGGCCCGGGATCGGTCCCTGACCGGGCTGCGGGGTAAGCCAGGGAGAGACGCGATGGCCATCGTGGCGGGGGTGGACGGCTGCCCGGGGGGCTGGCTGTGCCTGTGGGGGGATCCGGAGCGGGGGGCGCTGTCGGCCGGGATCCTGGAGCGGCTGGAGGACCTGCTGGGCCTGGAGCCCCGCCCCGTCGCGGTGGGGGTGGATGTCCCCATCGGCCTGCCGGAGCGCGGCGTCCGGGCCTGCGACCGGGAGGCGCGGCGGCTGCTCGGCCGCCCCCGGGCAAGCAGCGTCTTTCCGGCTCCCCTCCGGCCCATGCTGGCGGCGGACAGCTACCGCGAGGCTTGCCGGATCGGGGAGGGGAAGGACGGTCGCCGC
Proteins encoded in this region:
- a CDS encoding LLM class flavin-dependent oxidoreductase is translated as MTAFSILDLAPIRQGGDAAAAFGHTRELARHAEAWGYRRFWLAEHHNMTGIGSSATAVLIGHVAEATETIRVGSGGVMLPNHAPLVVAEQFGTLEALHPGRIDLGVGRAPGTDGRTVRALRRQDPDAAERFPQDLEELRSYFRPAERGQAVQAVPGAGLDIPVWILGSSPSSADLAARLGLPYAFASHFAPYQLMEALDLYRSRFEPSEHLGRPYVMLGMNVAAADTDAEARRQFTSLQQQFLSMVRGRTPRPLPPPVADLEEVATPGERERIAPMLWASAVGAPETVEREVRGFLERTGADEIMATTQMYEQAATLRSFELLAGVRERLAGGV
- the mltF gene encoding membrane-bound lytic murein transglycosylase MltF, with protein sequence MPFRPSLLLLLAALAPLSGCDSGPTNPDQKEPRTLDEIKESGKLIVLTRNAPTTWYIGRDEEPRGPEYEMARAFADHLGVEAEFEVLPGLGAILSALEDGEGDLAAAGLTPTDARKERFRFGPAYNRVTQQVVCRRDTARPQDVADLTDLDLTVVANSSYVARLRGLREKDYPELSWRESEELNTERLLHEVWKRAIDCTVADSTIVDINRRYYPELIAPFNLSREQPIAWALPASSAELEGAVAGWLAKFRAEGRLDQVHEKYYGFFEVFDYVDTRAFIRRIDQRFPQYRSYFRQAAEKHDLPYTLIAAQGYQESHWRPDARSPTGVRGIMMLTRRTAQALGVEDRLDPRQSIFGGAKYLARMKTRFSEEVTEPDRTWLALAAYNVGRAHLHDAQRLARQLDKSPHHWRDMKEVLPLLADRKYYRNLKYGYARGTEPVRYVRRIREYRHVLRNMVQD